A section of the Corynebacterium tuberculostearicum genome encodes:
- a CDS encoding GNAT family N-acetyltransferase, whose amino-acid sequence MLDPFGNAADRFRHPASGPTDDMHPGWPESTPIVQLPSSSVFPSGARMRLRPLLRSDGHEWRRQRIDDEGFLRPVEPTQAAPWAAAHSQQAWWNHLMYLRTAAREALVVPLVIEVEGKFAGQVTLGNIQHGSIRDCWIGYWVYSAVHGAGVATAATALGVDHAFGRVGLHRVTATYLEHNPASGRVLAANGFRHEGYLRRNLHIDGAWQDHHYVALVKEDFASTAVERLRQAGRLA is encoded by the coding sequence ATGCTCGATCCTTTCGGCAACGCGGCGGATAGGTTCCGCCATCCTGCTTCCGGCCCCACCGATGACATGCATCCGGGGTGGCCGGAATCTACTCCTATTGTCCAGCTTCCCTCCTCTTCTGTCTTTCCCTCGGGGGCGCGGATGCGCTTGCGCCCCCTGCTGCGTTCCGACGGCCATGAGTGGCGGCGTCAGCGCATCGACGATGAAGGCTTCCTCCGCCCGGTTGAGCCGACCCAAGCCGCACCGTGGGCGGCGGCGCATAGCCAGCAGGCGTGGTGGAATCACCTGATGTACCTGCGCACCGCCGCGCGCGAGGCGCTGGTGGTCCCGCTCGTTATCGAGGTGGAGGGGAAATTCGCCGGGCAGGTGACCCTAGGAAATATTCAGCATGGCAGCATTCGCGACTGCTGGATTGGCTACTGGGTCTATTCCGCAGTTCACGGTGCCGGGGTGGCTACGGCCGCCACCGCCTTGGGCGTGGACCACGCCTTCGGGCGAGTGGGTTTGCACCGCGTGACCGCCACCTATCTGGAGCACAACCCGGCCTCGGGGCGCGTCTTGGCCGCCAACGGGTTCCGGCATGAAGGGTATTTGCGGCGCAATCTGCATATCGACGGCGCGTGGCAGGACCACCACTACGTGGCGTTGGTGAAAGAAGACTTTGCCTCTACGGCGGTGGAGCGCCTGCGCCAAGCTGGACGGTTGGCGTGA
- the rsmI gene encoding 16S rRNA (cytidine(1402)-2'-O)-methyltransferase, translating to MSVLGLDPLPRGVILAATPLGNVGDASARLMHALQHADVIAAEDTRRVRNLAQALGIEISGRVVSNFDHNEKDRAQQLIDAAAAGTVLVVTDAGMPIISDPGLSLVAAAAERDIPVTCFPGPSAVPTALALSGVGVGHFLFDAFPPRKPGPRKAWLESLRNEKRAIVFFESPHRVAETLAEAADILGADRPAAVCRELTKTYEEIRRGTLGELAEWAVDGARGEITVVIEGGTAAAATAADLVPKALELVEAGMRLKDACKQVAKGTEVSNRELYDAALEARKS from the coding sequence ATGTCTGTTTTAGGTCTGGATCCACTACCGCGCGGGGTTATCCTCGCCGCCACGCCGTTGGGAAACGTGGGAGATGCTTCCGCGCGTTTAATGCATGCCTTGCAGCATGCGGACGTCATTGCGGCCGAAGATACGCGGCGCGTGCGCAATCTGGCCCAGGCCCTAGGGATCGAGATTTCTGGACGGGTGGTGTCCAATTTTGATCACAATGAAAAGGACCGAGCCCAGCAGCTTATCGACGCCGCCGCGGCTGGCACCGTCCTCGTCGTCACCGATGCCGGAATGCCGATTATTTCTGATCCGGGCCTGTCCTTGGTGGCCGCGGCGGCCGAGCGCGATATTCCCGTGACCTGTTTTCCCGGCCCCTCCGCAGTGCCGACGGCCCTGGCGCTTTCGGGTGTGGGCGTGGGGCACTTCCTTTTCGACGCCTTTCCTCCTCGCAAGCCTGGTCCCCGGAAGGCCTGGCTGGAGTCACTGCGCAACGAAAAGCGAGCCATCGTCTTCTTCGAATCTCCTCACCGCGTGGCCGAAACCCTGGCCGAGGCAGCGGATATTCTCGGCGCCGACCGCCCAGCCGCGGTTTGCCGGGAGCTGACCAAGACCTATGAGGAAATCCGCCGCGGGACATTGGGTGAGCTTGCCGAGTGGGCAGTAGACGGTGCTCGGGGAGAGATCACCGTGGTCATCGAAGGTGGTACCGCCGCGGCCGCTACCGCCGCGGACTTGGTGCCCAAGGCGCTCGAACTGGTAGAGGCAGGGATGCGACTAAAGGACGCTTGTAAGCAGGTGGCCAAAGGCACTGAGGTTTCCAACCGCGAGCTTTACGACGCCGCCTTGGAGGCACGCAAGTCCTAG
- a CDS encoding DoxX family protein, which yields MNRPAVRDAALLIFRAVLGLIFIAHGVDKMFMTGMDETVGQFSALGVPQPQLSGYIAAIGEMVGGAFLVVGLLTTFVAGALALLMGCALYFVHLGHGLFAADGGIEYPLVLLVSLLMIVIFGSGRASMDGVLSNVDA from the coding sequence ATGAATAGACCTGCCGTACGCGATGCTGCACTGCTTATCTTTCGAGCGGTCCTCGGATTAATCTTTATCGCACACGGCGTGGACAAGATGTTTATGACCGGCATGGATGAAACTGTGGGGCAATTTTCCGCCCTGGGGGTGCCGCAGCCACAGCTTTCCGGCTATATCGCCGCCATAGGAGAGATGGTCGGCGGTGCATTCCTCGTCGTTGGTCTGCTCACTACCTTTGTCGCCGGGGCACTCGCATTGCTCATGGGGTGTGCCCTGTATTTCGTGCATTTGGGCCACGGGCTTTTTGCTGCCGATGGGGGAATCGAATACCCACTGGTATTGCTGGTATCCCTGCTGATGATCGTAATTTTTGGCTCCGGCAGAGCCAGCATGGACGGGGTGCTCAGCAATGTTGACGCATAG
- a CDS encoding DNA-3-methyladenine glycosylase I — protein MSEPTTQSEERTTLVYDDDGLGRPPWAMSSPMLKEYYDTEWGLPIFDEAGLYERLSLESFQSGLSWAVVLKKREAFRAAFCNFDPDKVAQFGEADVERLLGDASIIRNETKIRAAINNAKATIALREEGGLAEFIWAYQPPENLYPTVMEDIPKKSYESKLMSRELKKKGFRFVGPVTCFALMEAIGMIDTHLIGSHRRGTSGVWLESGVPNYGLAQEYNALSNSQTASADELHGAAS, from the coding sequence ATGAGCGAACCAACCACGCAGTCCGAAGAGCGCACCACCTTGGTCTATGACGATGATGGCCTGGGCCGCCCGCCTTGGGCGATGTCCTCGCCGATGCTGAAGGAGTATTACGACACCGAATGGGGCCTGCCCATTTTCGATGAAGCTGGACTTTACGAGCGTTTGAGTCTCGAGTCTTTCCAGTCCGGCCTGTCCTGGGCAGTGGTGCTCAAGAAGCGCGAAGCCTTCCGTGCGGCCTTTTGCAACTTCGATCCGGACAAGGTCGCCCAATTCGGCGAGGCAGATGTGGAGCGTTTGCTTGGCGACGCCTCCATTATCCGCAACGAAACCAAAATCCGCGCCGCGATTAACAACGCCAAGGCGACCATCGCTTTGCGCGAGGAAGGCGGGCTGGCGGAGTTCATTTGGGCCTACCAGCCTCCGGAGAACCTCTACCCCACCGTGATGGAAGATATTCCGAAAAAGAGCTACGAGTCCAAGCTCATGTCCCGCGAACTCAAGAAGAAGGGCTTTCGCTTCGTTGGACCGGTTACCTGTTTCGCGCTCATGGAGGCCATCGGCATGATTGACACGCACCTTATCGGCTCCCATCGCCGCGGTACCTCCGGGGTGTGGTTGGAGAGCGGCGTGCCGAATTATGGCCTAGCGCAGGAATACAACGCGCTCTCGAACTCGCAGACAGCGAGCGCTGACGAGCTTCACGGCGCTGCTAGCTAG
- the sepX gene encoding divisome protein SepX/GlpR — protein MSTAVPIIAIIVVWLFVLAPWLLGRNNRPMSHTGEAFEDTRVLFEGDSGKVAGRRRPRLRAGDVHRRDDEDEADYEVVEAADAADSESDAEATKSSSRSVTIAGAARRAKSQPFGSGSRAFTAASASTAGEESTQQAETIDGELVEEAVAEESESAVEPQAAAVPASQQADADKEANTAEADDVDDVLLEDEDDAADEATKDNASDVAASEAEVFSAPAVSSVANDAYAYDETFTSPVDLMYPGAVDKAEVNEDDSVDPASADEVDEAEGSEELAAAKEADETGMDTDLSEDEVEFAQRRLGRGGWDPVAEKEKSATRYQRRQRTLLGLAVAVVLTVALGIVVGGWTWWLAAVAGVLTVAYLVALRSQVRQEQALMRRRVRHLRRARLGVRNAEDEELKIPRNLRRPGAVVVEIDDESPDFVHLPLSYSDGEDGDFDGPHAGPDGYGRRDDLAARRAG, from the coding sequence GTGTCGACAGCTGTGCCGATTATCGCGATCATCGTGGTGTGGCTCTTCGTACTCGCACCGTGGCTACTGGGTAGGAATAACCGCCCAATGAGCCATACCGGTGAGGCCTTTGAAGATACCCGGGTCCTCTTTGAAGGAGATTCCGGCAAGGTCGCCGGCCGGCGTCGTCCGCGCCTGCGTGCCGGCGACGTCCACCGCCGTGACGATGAGGACGAGGCGGACTACGAAGTCGTCGAGGCTGCAGACGCTGCCGACAGTGAATCCGATGCCGAGGCCACCAAGTCCTCGTCGCGCTCTGTAACTATTGCCGGTGCCGCACGCCGGGCCAAGTCCCAGCCCTTCGGTAGCGGCAGCCGTGCGTTTACTGCTGCATCTGCCTCCACCGCCGGTGAAGAATCTACGCAACAGGCAGAAACCATCGACGGCGAATTGGTGGAAGAAGCGGTTGCAGAAGAAAGCGAGTCTGCAGTCGAGCCACAGGCAGCTGCGGTTCCTGCCTCCCAGCAGGCTGATGCGGACAAGGAAGCCAACACCGCAGAGGCGGACGATGTCGATGACGTGCTCCTGGAGGACGAGGACGACGCCGCGGACGAGGCCACTAAGGACAATGCCTCCGATGTTGCTGCGTCCGAGGCTGAGGTATTTAGCGCCCCAGCTGTCTCTAGCGTGGCGAACGATGCCTATGCCTACGACGAAACCTTTACCTCGCCGGTAGACCTCATGTATCCGGGAGCCGTTGACAAGGCCGAGGTCAATGAGGATGACTCCGTAGATCCTGCCAGCGCGGACGAGGTAGACGAGGCCGAGGGATCCGAGGAGCTCGCGGCGGCCAAGGAAGCAGACGAAACCGGCATGGATACCGACCTGTCCGAGGACGAGGTTGAATTCGCCCAGCGTCGTTTGGGCCGCGGTGGCTGGGACCCGGTTGCGGAAAAGGAAAAGTCTGCAACGCGATACCAGCGACGTCAGCGCACCCTGCTGGGGCTTGCCGTGGCCGTGGTGCTCACGGTAGCCCTCGGAATCGTGGTCGGTGGTTGGACGTGGTGGTTGGCTGCCGTCGCCGGCGTGCTCACCGTGGCTTACTTGGTCGCCCTTCGCTCTCAGGTACGCCAGGAACAGGCACTGATGCGCCGCCGTGTGCGCCACCTGCGCCGCGCCCGTTTGGGCGTGCGCAACGCCGAGGATGAAGAGCTGAAGATTCCGCGCAACCTGCGCCGCCCAGGCGCCGTGGTGGTGGAAATCGACGATGAGAGCCCGGACTTCGTGCACCTTCCGCTGAGCTATAGCGATGGTGAGGACGGCGACTTCGACGGCCCGCACGCCGGGCCCGATGGCTACGGCCGCCGCGATGACCTAGCGGCCCGCCGCGCTGGATAA
- a CDS encoding zf-HC2 domain-containing protein has product MLTHSQVQAAISAHMDGEHSDLSQDVIDTHLESCAECRAFRDKAAALSRSLSFVEPADSGMAPPTDLSDVILAGVEPEWRRTSSARQANLTVARAAMVLMGAIFAIWAVVLIVHASGLVPLGEEGKVLDPTADPERANLLMEGAAVRFGMACGLFFSAWRPAAVTGLLPVSATMFAFLFGFGMRDIALGTVTIEQVYFLIATALATLSLAWAWAAEKGYLVRAWWKSLNAQPQ; this is encoded by the coding sequence ATGTTGACGCATAGTCAGGTCCAAGCGGCTATCTCCGCGCACATGGATGGAGAACACTCCGATCTATCTCAGGACGTCATTGATACTCACCTGGAAAGCTGCGCCGAATGCCGCGCTTTCCGCGACAAGGCGGCCGCGCTATCGCGTTCATTGAGCTTTGTGGAGCCTGCGGATTCCGGCATGGCTCCGCCCACGGATCTTTCTGATGTCATCTTGGCCGGCGTGGAGCCGGAATGGCGGCGTACCTCCAGCGCTCGCCAAGCTAACCTCACGGTTGCGCGTGCCGCTATGGTTCTTATGGGTGCAATCTTTGCGATCTGGGCAGTGGTGCTCATCGTGCACGCCTCCGGTCTCGTCCCGTTGGGCGAGGAAGGAAAGGTTTTGGATCCCACTGCGGATCCGGAGCGAGCTAACCTGCTGATGGAGGGCGCGGCAGTGCGCTTTGGTATGGCCTGTGGTCTATTCTTCAGCGCCTGGCGTCCCGCAGCGGTTACCGGACTGCTTCCAGTCTCAGCGACGATGTTTGCCTTCCTCTTCGGCTTTGGCATGCGCGATATAGCGCTGGGGACCGTAACCATTGAGCAGGTGTATTTCCTTATCGCTACCGCGCTGGCGACTCTGAGCCTGGCGTGGGCCTGGGCGGCGGAAAAGGGCTACCTGGTGCGCGCGTGGTGGAAGTCCCTCAACGCGCAGCCGCAATAA
- a CDS encoding dolichyl-phosphate-mannose--protein mannosyltransferase has protein sequence MRGCATLSPRLNQVTIATAAPSRTTHDTVAPPAPRAYQWGKADWISTSVVGVLALITRFVGLTAPVSKGTPVFDEKHYVPQAWDMVRSWDNLFIGGIETNPGYGLVVHPPLGKQIVALAEWIFGYSPLGWRFMTALFGAATVLLTMSLARRVSLSWQVATLAGLIAVFDGVLLVSSKFGMLDIFQVFFVVAAAWALARDHNQMRERLHNAFVKDRMGSSAFGPRFGFRWWRLLAGVCLGLSLGVKWSGLYFIMFFGLMSVFSDLALRKRYGVRRYILGTLVRDTPAALASLVLVPVLLYAWTWRAWFSSETAVYRHAKVDGTIEDGSWLLNLPDSLAGWFYYHSSVLEFHASLTSSGGHHHPWDSKPWAWLVAARPILYYSSTDLQCGDGSNECRKMLYLFGTPAIWWLVIPAVLWGLWSLIIRRNRAFLIPLVGFAAGFFPWLAAFDRQMYFFYATAFIPFVIVLIALALGQLIGHGRPVRWGWLKSLAGGPVHWGTIVAVFYLALVVAMFFYFSPILYGYKIPDSWYHSMMWLPSWT, from the coding sequence ATGCGCGGTTGCGCTACGTTGTCGCCTAGACTCAACCAAGTGACTATTGCTACCGCTGCCCCATCGCGCACCACGCACGACACCGTGGCTCCGCCAGCACCCCGCGCCTATCAGTGGGGCAAGGCTGACTGGATAAGCACTAGCGTCGTCGGCGTCCTTGCGCTCATTACCCGTTTTGTCGGCCTTACCGCGCCCGTTTCCAAGGGCACGCCCGTCTTTGATGAAAAGCACTACGTTCCCCAAGCCTGGGACATGGTGCGAAGCTGGGATAACCTTTTTATCGGCGGCATTGAAACCAACCCCGGCTATGGGCTGGTGGTTCACCCACCACTGGGCAAGCAGATCGTGGCACTTGCCGAATGGATCTTTGGTTATTCACCTCTGGGCTGGCGTTTTATGACAGCGCTTTTCGGTGCAGCCACCGTGCTCTTGACGATGTCCCTGGCCCGCCGGGTCTCCTTATCCTGGCAGGTAGCAACCCTGGCCGGCCTCATCGCCGTATTTGATGGCGTGCTCTTGGTCTCCTCCAAGTTCGGCATGCTGGATATCTTCCAAGTCTTTTTCGTTGTAGCCGCCGCCTGGGCGCTCGCCCGCGATCACAATCAGATGCGCGAGCGCCTCCACAACGCGTTTGTGAAGGATCGGATGGGCTCTTCCGCCTTTGGTCCGCGCTTTGGATTCCGCTGGTGGCGCCTCCTCGCAGGCGTCTGCCTTGGTCTTTCCCTGGGCGTGAAGTGGTCCGGCCTGTACTTCATCATGTTCTTTGGCCTGATGTCCGTCTTTAGCGACCTTGCCTTGCGCAAGCGCTATGGGGTGCGCCGCTATATCCTCGGCACCCTGGTGCGCGATACCCCTGCTGCCCTGGCCTCCCTTGTGCTCGTGCCGGTACTGCTCTACGCCTGGACCTGGCGGGCGTGGTTTTCCTCCGAAACCGCCGTGTACCGCCATGCCAAGGTGGATGGCACCATCGAGGACGGATCGTGGCTGCTGAACCTGCCCGATTCCTTGGCCGGCTGGTTCTACTACCACTCCTCTGTCCTGGAATTCCACGCCAGCCTGACCTCTTCTGGCGGTCATCATCACCCGTGGGATTCCAAACCCTGGGCCTGGCTCGTTGCCGCCCGCCCCATCTTGTACTACTCCTCCACCGACCTGCAGTGCGGTGATGGCAGTAACGAATGCCGCAAGATGCTCTACCTCTTCGGCACCCCCGCCATCTGGTGGCTAGTCATCCCGGCCGTGCTGTGGGGACTATGGTCGCTAATTATTCGCCGCAACCGCGCCTTCCTTATCCCCTTGGTGGGCTTTGCGGCAGGCTTCTTCCCATGGCTCGCGGCCTTCGACCGCCAGATGTACTTCTTCTACGCGACGGCTTTCATCCCCTTTGTCATCGTGCTTATTGCGTTAGCTTTAGGCCAGCTCATCGGGCATGGCAGGCCTGTGCGGTGGGGATGGCTCAAGAGCTTGGCCGGCGGCCCCGTACATTGGGGCACTATCGTCGCCGTGTTCTACCTAGCGTTGGTAGTGGCAATGTTCTTCTACTTCTCCCCCATTTTGTACGGCTACAAGATTCCAGATTCCTGGTACCACTCCATGATGTGGCTGCCGAGCTGGACCTAA
- the glp gene encoding molybdotransferase-like divisome protein Glp → MRSVDDQLALVTDAATTPEPVRIGISNALGLMCAEQVQANQPLPGFPQAAIDGYAVRAVDIGGERGLRVRRHKDQEEQSAEGEEDADSPQPEVERSLPVVGEVPAGSKQPLRLQPKQAVRVYTGAPLPTLADAVLPLEWTDRGRKRVTAHRPVRSGDFVRRVGDDIQPGDVAVSSGTVLGPAQIGLLAAVGRSKVLVYPRPRITIISFGRELVDLDQEPALGQVFDVNSYSLAAAAREAGAEVHRVGIAEGEPRRIREALEKHIARSEVLVISGAVGGAGAEAIREILDDLGDVDTSRVAMHPGSVQGFGLVGEERIPTFLLPSNPVSALVVFEVYIRPLIRLALGKRNAHRRVVRARALNHIDSRPGRRGFIRARLMRDAETADYLVEGLGGAAGAPAHLLAGLSEANAMIRVPEEVTEIRPGDVVDVLFLTQRS, encoded by the coding sequence ATGCGTTCAGTTGATGACCAGTTGGCGCTGGTAACGGATGCGGCGACGACGCCGGAGCCGGTGCGCATCGGTATTTCCAACGCGCTGGGTCTGATGTGCGCCGAGCAGGTACAGGCTAACCAGCCACTACCAGGCTTCCCACAGGCGGCTATCGACGGCTACGCGGTGCGCGCCGTGGATATCGGCGGCGAGCGGGGCCTGCGGGTGCGCCGCCACAAGGACCAGGAAGAACAGTCCGCAGAGGGCGAAGAGGATGCGGATTCCCCGCAGCCGGAGGTAGAGCGTTCCTTGCCCGTGGTGGGGGAGGTTCCGGCCGGCTCCAAGCAGCCGCTGCGCCTGCAACCTAAGCAAGCGGTGCGCGTATATACGGGTGCGCCTTTGCCCACGCTTGCCGACGCCGTCCTGCCCCTCGAGTGGACCGACCGCGGCCGCAAGCGCGTTACCGCCCACCGCCCGGTGCGCTCTGGTGACTTTGTGCGCCGGGTAGGCGACGACATCCAGCCTGGCGATGTCGCCGTATCTTCCGGCACCGTTTTGGGCCCCGCTCAGATTGGCCTTCTAGCCGCGGTAGGCCGCTCAAAGGTGCTGGTGTACCCGCGGCCGCGTATTACCATTATTTCTTTTGGCCGCGAGTTGGTTGACTTGGATCAAGAACCGGCACTGGGCCAGGTTTTTGACGTGAACTCTTATTCCTTGGCTGCCGCGGCCCGTGAAGCCGGGGCGGAGGTGCACCGCGTAGGCATTGCCGAGGGCGAGCCGCGCCGCATCCGCGAAGCGTTGGAAAAGCACATTGCCCGCAGCGAGGTGCTGGTCATCTCCGGCGCAGTGGGCGGCGCTGGCGCCGAGGCCATCCGCGAGATCCTCGACGATCTTGGTGATGTCGATACCTCCCGCGTGGCCATGCATCCCGGCTCCGTCCAAGGCTTTGGACTGGTGGGAGAGGAGCGCATTCCTACCTTTTTGCTGCCGTCCAATCCGGTGTCTGCGCTTGTGGTCTTTGAGGTATATATCCGCCCGCTCATCCGCTTGGCGCTGGGCAAGCGCAATGCGCACCGCCGCGTGGTGCGTGCCCGCGCGTTGAACCACATCGATTCCCGCCCCGGCCGGCGCGGCTTCATCCGTGCTCGCCTGATGCGCGATGCTGAAACCGCGGACTACTTGGTGGAGGGCCTCGGCGGTGCCGCAGGTGCCCCGGCACACCTCTTGGCCGGCCTTTCAGAGGCCAACGCCATGATCCGCGTGCCGGAAGAGGTCACGGAAATCCGCCCAGGCGATGTGGTTGATGTGTTGTTTTTGACCCAGCGCAGCTAA
- a CDS encoding BCCT family transporter, which yields MTNSENMGTGVPEEGKEPVGAQAQPASASSSGQPIENYQTVDEQLDAQSATGQLQDMIHSDGFHPERYDDPEVEIAADRDNMPIDWSIVGIAGVLIAAIVVWGLAAPDDFANFSSSALTWVVDNFGWAYILFGTVFVVFVVFIAASKFGSIKLGHINEEPEFSTPSWIAMMFAAGMGIGLMFYGASEPLANYRDGTPGQGTGNVGSSMAYAMFHWTLHPWAVYAIVGLAIAYSTFRIGRKQLLSQAFVPLIGERNANGAVGKCIDILSIFATVFGTACSLGLGALQIQAGLKASGIIDNPTNSVVIGIVLVLTLAFILSAMSGVGKGIQYISNANMVLAAVLAIFVFILGPTVTILNQIPGSIGNYLNYFTEMIGRTAESENGTAGEWLSSYTIFYWAWWVSWSPFVGMFLARISRGRSVREFCLGVLLIPAGVSTLWFAIFGGTAIHMEQNGESITGESAEEELFNLLQSMPGGFVAGIVAAVLLATFFVTSADSASTVMGSMSQNGASTAKPWLSAAWGALTALVGLTLLLANEDALSNLQNVTIVAALPFLFIVVGLMFAIYKALSEDVIYLEYREAQQFQRKMARERRLHREYQRTQVLKKRRNERLKHPMKRK from the coding sequence ATGACAAACTCGGAAAATATGGGCACAGGCGTGCCAGAAGAAGGAAAGGAACCGGTGGGCGCACAGGCGCAGCCGGCCTCTGCTTCTTCGAGCGGGCAGCCTATTGAGAATTATCAGACTGTAGACGAGCAGCTGGACGCACAATCTGCCACCGGCCAGCTTCAGGATATGATTCACTCCGATGGTTTCCACCCGGAGCGCTATGACGATCCTGAGGTAGAAATCGCGGCCGATCGTGACAATATGCCAATCGATTGGTCCATCGTGGGCATCGCCGGCGTGCTGATTGCCGCGATCGTCGTGTGGGGCTTGGCCGCCCCGGATGACTTTGCCAACTTCTCCTCTTCGGCCCTGACCTGGGTCGTGGACAACTTCGGTTGGGCCTATATCCTCTTCGGCACCGTCTTCGTGGTGTTTGTTGTCTTTATTGCCGCCTCCAAGTTCGGCTCCATCAAGTTGGGCCACATTAATGAGGAGCCGGAATTTTCCACGCCATCGTGGATTGCCATGATGTTCGCCGCCGGCATGGGCATTGGCCTGATGTTCTACGGCGCTTCCGAGCCGCTGGCTAACTACCGTGACGGCACCCCGGGCCAGGGCACTGGCAACGTGGGCTCGTCCATGGCCTATGCCATGTTCCACTGGACGCTGCACCCCTGGGCGGTCTACGCCATCGTTGGCTTGGCCATCGCGTACTCGACCTTCCGCATTGGCCGCAAGCAGCTATTGAGCCAGGCCTTTGTGCCGCTTATCGGCGAGCGTAACGCCAACGGTGCGGTGGGCAAGTGCATCGATATCCTCTCCATCTTCGCCACCGTCTTCGGTACCGCCTGCTCCCTGGGCCTGGGTGCCCTGCAGATTCAGGCCGGCTTGAAGGCATCTGGAATCATCGATAACCCCACCAATTCCGTGGTTATCGGCATCGTGCTGGTCCTTACCCTCGCATTCATCCTGTCCGCGATGTCCGGTGTGGGCAAGGGTATTCAGTACATTTCCAACGCAAACATGGTTCTCGCCGCAGTGCTGGCGATCTTCGTGTTCATCTTGGGTCCGACCGTTACCATCCTCAACCAGATTCCTGGCTCCATCGGTAACTACCTCAACTACTTCACCGAGATGATCGGCCGTACGGCCGAGTCCGAAAACGGCACCGCTGGCGAGTGGTTGTCCAGCTACACCATCTTCTACTGGGCATGGTGGGTTTCCTGGTCCCCATTCGTGGGCATGTTCCTGGCACGCATTTCCCGTGGCCGTTCCGTCCGCGAGTTCTGCCTGGGTGTCCTGCTTATCCCAGCCGGCGTATCCACCCTGTGGTTCGCAATCTTCGGCGGCACCGCTATCCACATGGAGCAAAACGGCGAATCCATCACCGGCGAGTCTGCTGAGGAGGAGCTGTTCAACCTCCTGCAGTCCATGCCGGGCGGCTTCGTTGCCGGTATTGTTGCAGCGGTCCTTCTGGCTACCTTCTTCGTCACCTCTGCGGACTCCGCATCCACGGTGATGGGCTCCATGTCTCAAAACGGTGCTTCTACCGCTAAGCCGTGGCTATCCGCGGCATGGGGCGCACTGACTGCCTTGGTAGGCCTGACCCTGCTTCTGGCTAATGAGGACGCACTGTCTAACCTGCAGAACGTCACCATCGTTGCTGCACTGCCATTCCTGTTCATTGTCGTTGGCCTGATGTTCGCCATCTACAAGGCTCTGAGCGAGGATGTTATTTACCTCGAGTACCGCGAGGCACAGCAGTTCCAGCGCAAGATGGCCCGCGAGCGCCGCCTGCACCGCGAGTACCAGCGCACGCAGGTCCTTAAGAAGCGCCGCAACGAGCGTCTCAAGCACCCGATGAAGCGCAAGTAA